From Balneolaceae bacterium, a single genomic window includes:
- a CDS encoding GIY-YIG nuclease family protein: protein MTDYTVYTLYSPDYDKIYIGRSGNFDQRLISHNEKGKKGWTVKYRPWKVVFTENYETKKEAIKREKQLKSSRGRAYVWEKVKEKFKR from the coding sequence ATCACGGATTATACTGTTTATACGCTTTACTCACCAGACTACGATAAAATATACATTGGACGTTCCGGGAATTTTGACCAGAGATTGATTTCTCATAACGAAAAAGGTAAAAAGGGATGGACCGTAAAATACCGTCCCTGGAAAGTGGTGTTTACCGAGAACTATGAAACGAAGAAAGAGGCGATAAAACGGGAGAAACAACTAAAATCTTCTCGTGGCCGAGCCTATGTTTGGGAGAAGGTTAAGGAGAAATTTAAGAGGTAG
- a CDS encoding sugar phosphate isomerase/epimerase family protein, which produces MTKHNRRSFLKKSLLALPAVGLIPGVSKSKSNQTASRVRRNPIGVSTYSFWRFDGPKEETPIEYCIDQAAAMGFDGIELLLIQMESEENSYLQKLKQQAFHAGLDLMGFSTHQGFVYPDKEKRQEEVEKTIHQIELAYKLGIPTMRLNTGRWGTIDSFDELMANKGIEPVLEGYTEDEGFEWVIDAIEQCIPTAEKCGVTLGLENHWGLGRTAEGVLRIINAIDSPWLRATTDTGNFLERSHEQLEMMAPETVLIQAKTYYGGGTWYTLDIDYDRVADIFHEAGYEGYVSIEFEGKEDPMTAISKSLERIREAFTWEA; this is translated from the coding sequence ATGACAAAGCATAACCGAAGATCATTTCTGAAAAAATCATTACTTGCACTTCCGGCCGTCGGATTGATTCCCGGTGTTTCTAAAAGTAAATCCAACCAAACAGCCTCCCGGGTAAGGAGAAATCCAATTGGAGTATCCACATACTCATTCTGGCGATTTGACGGGCCCAAAGAGGAGACGCCGATTGAATACTGTATTGACCAGGCAGCGGCGATGGGCTTTGACGGAATTGAACTTCTGTTAATCCAAATGGAATCTGAGGAAAACAGCTACCTGCAGAAGTTAAAGCAACAAGCGTTTCATGCAGGGTTAGATTTGATGGGATTCTCCACACACCAGGGATTTGTATATCCCGATAAAGAAAAGCGACAAGAAGAGGTTGAAAAAACGATCCATCAAATTGAGCTGGCTTACAAACTCGGTATACCCACTATGAGATTAAATACGGGCCGATGGGGTACCATTGACTCGTTTGATGAGTTGATGGCCAACAAAGGAATTGAACCCGTGCTTGAAGGGTATACGGAAGATGAAGGATTTGAATGGGTGATTGATGCAATTGAACAGTGTATTCCAACCGCCGAGAAGTGCGGTGTCACCCTCGGACTGGAGAATCACTGGGGACTGGGACGAACTGCAGAAGGCGTGCTTCGGATTATAAATGCAATTGATTCGCCTTGGCTCAGAGCCACCACAGATACCGGTAATTTTCTTGAGCGCTCCCACGAACAACTGGAGATGATGGCTCCAGAAACCGTATTGATCCAGGCGAAAACCTACTACGGCGGCGGAACGTGGTACACGCTGGATATCGACTACGACCGTGTGGCAGATATCTTCCACGAAGCGGGCTATGAGGGGTATGTCTCAATCGAATTTGAAGGGAAGGAAGATCCCATGACCGCCATCTCCAAAAGCCTCGAACGCATCCGCGAAGCGTTTACCTGGGAGGCATAA
- the rocD gene encoding ornithine--oxo-acid transaminase produces the protein MISSKEAITLEENYGAHNYHPLPVVLAKGRGVYVWDPEGNQYFDFLSAYSAVNQGHCHPRIIAALKDQADTLTLTSRAFYNNRLGEFEKYTTDMFGFDKILPMNTGAEAVETAIKICRKWGYEVKGIAPNSAKIVVCSNNFHGRTTTIISFSNNPDANTNFGPYSPGFPKVEYNNLEQLESALQDESVAGFLVEPIQGEAGVMVPDDDYIKKAKSLCEANNVLFIADEIQTGIARTGSLLAVCGNCTCKGHCERQPSTYIKPDILILGKALSGGVYPVSAVLADKEIMDVIKPGQHGSTFGGNPLAARVAVEALKVVEDEDLMTNAYKLGNFFRDQMNELKEECDLIKEVRGKGLLNAIEINDSPDSSTAWDICVQLKENGLLAKPTHGNIIRFAPPLVITREQLQECVDIIKKTILEFAGQKQA, from the coding sequence ATGATTTCTTCAAAAGAAGCCATTACTCTCGAAGAGAATTACGGAGCTCATAATTACCATCCCCTGCCGGTTGTACTTGCAAAAGGACGTGGTGTATATGTGTGGGATCCTGAGGGTAATCAGTATTTCGATTTTCTTTCCGCCTACTCGGCTGTTAACCAGGGACATTGTCATCCCAGAATTATAGCCGCTCTTAAAGACCAGGCAGATACACTCACACTCACCTCTCGTGCTTTCTACAACAACCGTCTTGGTGAGTTTGAAAAATATACCACAGACATGTTCGGGTTCGATAAGATTCTTCCTATGAATACGGGTGCAGAGGCTGTAGAAACGGCAATTAAAATCTGCCGAAAATGGGGATACGAAGTGAAGGGAATTGCGCCTAACAGTGCAAAAATTGTGGTTTGCAGTAACAACTTTCACGGGCGAACCACCACCATCATCTCATTTTCAAATAACCCTGATGCCAACACTAATTTTGGGCCCTACAGCCCCGGCTTTCCAAAAGTAGAGTACAATAACCTGGAACAACTGGAGTCGGCATTGCAGGATGAAAGTGTTGCCGGTTTCCTGGTTGAGCCGATCCAGGGGGAGGCTGGTGTAATGGTTCCAGATGACGACTACATAAAAAAGGCGAAATCACTTTGTGAAGCGAATAATGTGCTTTTTATTGCAGATGAAATTCAAACCGGCATTGCACGAACCGGAAGCCTGTTGGCCGTTTGCGGGAATTGCACGTGCAAAGGGCACTGTGAGCGACAACCGTCAACTTATATAAAGCCGGATATTCTGATTCTTGGCAAAGCTCTTTCGGGAGGTGTGTATCCTGTATCAGCAGTATTGGCTGATAAAGAGATTATGGACGTGATCAAACCCGGGCAGCACGGTTCTACATTTGGCGGAAATCCACTGGCGGCACGCGTAGCTGTAGAAGCCCTAAAAGTGGTTGAGGATGAGGATCTGATGACCAACGCCTATAAGCTTGGCAACTTTTTCAGAGATCAAATGAATGAACTGAAGGAAGAGTGCGATCTGATTAAAGAAGTTCGGGGAAAAGGCCTTCTGAATGCAATTGAGATCAACGACAGCCCGGACAGCTCAACCGCCTGGGATATCTGTGTTCAGTTAAAAGAAAACGGGCTGCTTGCCAAACCTACACACGGTAATATTATCCGGTTCGCTCCGCCGCTGGTTATCACGAGGGAACAACTTCAGGAGTGCGTAGATATCATCAAAAAAACAATACTTGAATTTGCCGGGCAAAAGCAAGCCTGA
- the lat gene encoding L-lysine 6-transaminase yields the protein MEHQIDPKNVRSVLQEHILADGFDMVLDLHKSKGAYLHDSVTGTEYLDFFTFFASNPLGMNHDRLAGDPDFVRKLGQVAVNKPSNSDIYTEEMANFVDTFSRIGIPDTMPYAFFVSGGALAVENALKVAFDWKVQKNFKKGYTKEKGHKVLHLEKAFHGRSGYTMSLTNTNPDKVKYFPKFNWPRIPSPSLEYPLNETRQAIVQEKEEIALSKARRYFETDPDEIACIILEPIQGEGGDNHFRKEFHQGLRDLADEFEALLIYDEVQTGVGLTGKFWAHEYYVQPDILAFGKKAQVCGILATNRVDDIDTNVFHVSSRINSTWGGNLVDMVRFERILKVIEEDNLVENALTTGNYLHQQLNDLAKEYEVLNNPRGKGLFCAIDLPDTEARDSLKKECLNNHLMILGCGTKTIRFRPPLTIQKEQIDECMHILKKSLESVLQ from the coding sequence ATGGAACATCAAATCGACCCCAAAAATGTACGGTCTGTCTTGCAAGAACATATTCTGGCAGATGGATTCGATATGGTACTTGACCTTCATAAAAGCAAGGGGGCCTATCTTCACGATTCGGTTACAGGAACTGAATACCTTGATTTTTTTACGTTTTTCGCCTCAAATCCACTTGGAATGAATCACGATCGACTGGCCGGGGATCCCGATTTTGTTCGAAAGCTTGGTCAAGTGGCTGTAAACAAGCCGTCCAATTCCGATATCTATACGGAAGAGATGGCAAATTTTGTAGATACATTTTCCCGGATAGGCATACCCGATACTATGCCGTATGCTTTTTTTGTTTCCGGCGGAGCACTGGCTGTTGAAAATGCATTAAAAGTGGCCTTCGACTGGAAAGTTCAAAAGAATTTTAAAAAGGGATACACTAAGGAGAAGGGACATAAAGTACTGCACCTTGAAAAAGCCTTTCACGGGCGTAGCGGCTATACGATGTCTCTTACCAATACAAATCCCGATAAAGTAAAATATTTTCCCAAGTTTAACTGGCCGCGAATACCGAGTCCCTCATTAGAATATCCGCTGAATGAAACAAGGCAGGCGATTGTACAGGAGAAAGAAGAGATTGCTTTAAGCAAGGCCCGAAGATATTTCGAAACAGATCCTGATGAAATTGCCTGCATTATTTTGGAACCGATCCAGGGAGAAGGTGGCGATAATCATTTCCGAAAAGAGTTTCACCAGGGCCTGAGAGACCTGGCTGATGAATTTGAGGCTCTCCTGATCTATGATGAAGTGCAAACAGGTGTAGGTTTAACTGGAAAATTTTGGGCCCACGAATACTATGTACAACCAGATATTCTTGCTTTTGGTAAGAAAGCCCAGGTTTGCGGAATACTGGCAACCAATCGGGTGGATGATATTGATACAAATGTCTTTCATGTATCCTCCCGAATCAACTCTACATGGGGCGGAAATTTGGTAGATATGGTTCGTTTCGAACGGATTCTTAAAGTGATTGAAGAGGATAATCTTGTGGAGAACGCATTAACTACCGGAAACTATCTGCATCAGCAACTAAACGATTTGGCAAAGGAGTACGAAGTGCTGAACAATCCCCGCGGAAAAGGATTGTTTTGCGCAATTGATCTGCCGGATACTGAAGCCCGTGATTCACTGAAAAAAGAGTGCCTGAATAACCACCTTATGATTCTTGGCTGCGGTACAAAAACGATACGCTTCCGCCCGCCTCTCACTATTCAAAAAGAGCAAATTGACGAGTGTATGCATATCCTGAAAAAAAGCTTAGAATCCGTTCTACAGTAA
- a CDS encoding cytochrome c: MKILKWIGIVLGAIAALLLIFIAVTYFITERHFNETYQIEAETVEVSADSSVITHGEHVATIRGCIECHGEGLGGQVFIDDPAIGLLIATNLTTGEGGIGSEYTNEDMVRAIRHGVNKDGTPAIFMPSHEYNPIDRRDLSALISYIRSVEPVDNVQPATEVGMAARFLYMYGGMHLVPAKMIDHSKPIPEPEDNRTPLEMGEYLAVTCTGCHGEGFAGGAIPGVPPDWPEAPNITPAGNLGNWTFNDFKTTMESGVTPEGLELTQPYMPWQMLGAMTEEELEGLYTYLRSLPEKETGTR, encoded by the coding sequence ATGAAGATTCTAAAATGGATTGGGATTGTATTAGGAGCAATTGCTGCACTGTTGCTCATTTTTATTGCCGTTACATACTTTATTACAGAACGGCATTTCAATGAAACCTACCAGATAGAAGCTGAAACTGTTGAAGTATCAGCAGACTCTTCGGTTATTACTCATGGCGAACATGTGGCTACCATACGTGGTTGCATTGAGTGCCACGGAGAAGGTTTGGGCGGACAGGTTTTTATTGACGATCCGGCTATCGGATTGTTAATTGCAACAAATCTTACAACCGGCGAGGGTGGTATCGGAAGTGAATATACGAATGAAGATATGGTCCGGGCGATTCGGCACGGAGTTAACAAAGACGGAACACCGGCTATCTTCATGCCGTCTCATGAGTACAATCCGATTGACCGGCGTGATCTTTCAGCTTTGATATCATACATCAGAAGTGTTGAACCTGTTGATAATGTACAACCTGCAACAGAAGTAGGTATGGCAGCACGTTTTCTCTATATGTATGGCGGCATGCACCTTGTACCTGCAAAAATGATCGATCACAGCAAACCGATACCCGAACCTGAGGACAACCGCACACCTCTTGAAATGGGTGAATACCTGGCCGTTACCTGTACAGGATGCCACGGAGAGGGATTTGCAGGAGGCGCCATTCCGGGAGTTCCGCCAGACTGGCCTGAAGCTCCGAATATTACACCGGCCGGAAATCTTGGAAACTGGACATTCAATGATTTTAAAACAACCATGGAGAGCGGGGTAACACCTGAAGGCCTGGAGCTAACTCAGCCATACATGCCCTGGCAAATGCTGGGTGCAATGACGGAAGAGGAACTGGAAGGCCTCTACACTTACCTGCGATCTCTCCCCGAAAAAGAAACAGGTACAAGATAA
- a CDS encoding AraC family transcriptional regulator — MIQFNFLLNRVLFSPMNLTESSYEMGYFDQSHMIRDFKKITGTTPTDFIEKKFTMPKLAALAITNKRAHL; from the coding sequence GTGATTCAATTTAATTTTCTATTGAATCGGGTTCTCTTTTCGCCCATGAATTTAACGGAAAGTTCCTATGAGATGGGCTACTTCGACCAAAGCCACATGATTCGTGACTTCAAGAAAATAACCGGCACAACACCCACTGACTTTATCGAGAAAAAGTTTACTATGCCCAAATTAGCTGCGTTGGCCATCACCAATAAAAGAGCTCATCTGTAA
- the purL gene encoding phosphoribosylformylglycinamidine synthase subunit PurL — protein sequence MSNTTVQEPEVNLELAIDHGLTEDEFEMIKDFLGRTPNFTELGVYSVMWSEHCSYKNSILEIKKLPNEGDQLLVGAGEENAGLVDIGDGLACAFKIESHNHPSAIEPYEGAATGVGGIHRDIFTMGARPVASLNSLRFGDMENPRVRYLLDGVVRGISDYGNSFGIPMVAGEIYFDEAYEGNPLVNAMSVGIVKVGETASAISKGIGNPVLIVGSSTGRDGIHGATFASEDISEESEAKRPSVQVGDPFTEKLLLEASLEALKTGAIVGMQDMGAAGIACSSSEMTAKGGEGMKMDLDKIPMREDGMTSYEILLSESQERMLIVAEKGREQEIIDVYEKWDLNAVVCGEVVEGDRVTYWKDGEIKADMPADSLVLGGGAPQYVRETKKPDYLDKVQNFDIDTLQHSEDYKSILLDLLNAPNIASKRWVHEQYDTTVRTNTVNAPGASDSGLIRLKGSKKGLAVKTDCNGRYVYLNPRKGGKIAVAESARNVVCSGAKPVAITNCLNFGNPYKPEVYWTFKEALGGMGDACRRLNTPVTGGNVSLYNENPKGAIFPTPVIGMLGIVEDVEKHRMTPGFKNDGDAILYIGSERKGLGGSEYLNTIHHLATGDAPDIDLDFEATLQETLLEAIKSGKLSAVHDISDGGLAITLAEMSIFGDKGAEVSIESFSGSKHEILFSEAQSGVVISCDPENVEKVLAHFEEASIPAFKIGTVGGSELKINDILSVEISAMSTKYEGAIPEAMKG from the coding sequence ATGTCGAACACAACTGTTCAGGAACCTGAAGTTAACCTTGAATTAGCCATAGATCACGGACTTACAGAAGATGAGTTCGAGATGATCAAAGATTTTCTCGGCCGTACTCCCAACTTTACTGAATTGGGAGTGTATTCCGTAATGTGGAGCGAGCACTGCTCCTACAAAAACTCCATTCTTGAGATCAAAAAACTTCCAAATGAGGGCGACCAGCTTTTGGTGGGGGCAGGCGAAGAGAATGCCGGGTTGGTAGACATTGGCGATGGGCTGGCTTGTGCGTTCAAGATTGAAAGCCATAATCACCCATCTGCCATTGAACCGTATGAGGGCGCTGCAACAGGAGTAGGCGGAATCCACAGGGATATTTTTACAATGGGTGCACGTCCCGTGGCATCACTCAACTCGCTGCGGTTTGGAGATATGGAGAACCCGCGAGTTCGGTATCTGCTGGATGGAGTGGTTCGCGGAATTTCTGATTATGGAAACTCATTTGGAATCCCGATGGTTGCCGGCGAAATTTATTTCGATGAAGCCTATGAAGGGAATCCGCTTGTAAATGCCATGAGTGTTGGAATTGTGAAAGTGGGTGAAACAGCCTCGGCCATATCAAAAGGAATTGGAAATCCAGTATTGATTGTAGGCTCCAGTACAGGCCGGGATGGAATTCACGGAGCAACATTTGCTTCGGAGGATATCAGTGAAGAGAGTGAAGCTAAACGGCCAAGTGTTCAGGTGGGCGATCCTTTCACAGAGAAATTATTGCTCGAAGCAAGTCTCGAAGCCCTGAAAACGGGTGCGATTGTGGGAATGCAGGATATGGGAGCTGCCGGAATTGCCTGCTCCTCCTCAGAAATGACAGCCAAAGGCGGAGAGGGAATGAAAATGGATCTCGACAAAATTCCTATGCGCGAAGATGGCATGACCTCTTACGAAATTCTGCTAAGCGAAAGCCAGGAACGAATGTTGATTGTAGCTGAAAAGGGCCGGGAACAAGAAATTATTGATGTTTATGAGAAGTGGGATCTGAATGCCGTGGTTTGCGGAGAAGTTGTTGAAGGCGACCGCGTAACCTATTGGAAAGACGGCGAGATTAAAGCAGATATGCCAGCCGATTCCCTGGTACTCGGCGGTGGTGCTCCTCAGTATGTACGGGAGACTAAAAAGCCTGATTATCTCGATAAGGTTCAAAATTTTGATATCGATACTCTCCAGCATTCAGAAGATTATAAATCAATTTTGTTAGATCTGTTGAATGCTCCCAATATTGCTTCTAAACGATGGGTTCATGAGCAGTACGATACAACGGTTCGGACCAATACGGTCAATGCTCCCGGTGCCTCAGATTCTGGGTTGATAAGACTCAAGGGCTCCAAAAAAGGGCTGGCCGTGAAGACAGATTGCAACGGCCGCTATGTTTATCTCAATCCCCGAAAAGGCGGAAAAATTGCGGTTGCCGAGTCAGCCCGTAATGTGGTTTGCAGTGGGGCAAAACCGGTAGCAATTACAAACTGTCTCAATTTTGGCAATCCCTACAAACCCGAAGTGTACTGGACATTCAAAGAGGCACTGGGTGGAATGGGGGATGCATGCCGACGGTTAAATACACCGGTAACAGGTGGAAATGTGAGTTTATATAATGAAAATCCCAAAGGTGCTATTTTCCCGACTCCTGTAATTGGAATGCTGGGAATTGTTGAGGATGTGGAGAAACACAGGATGACGCCCGGTTTTAAAAACGACGGCGACGCTATTCTCTATATCGGGTCAGAACGGAAAGGGCTTGGAGGGAGTGAATACCTGAATACGATCCATCATCTCGCCACCGGTGATGCCCCCGATATTGACCTGGATTTTGAAGCAACTCTCCAGGAAACACTTTTAGAGGCTATCAAGTCCGGTAAACTGTCAGCGGTTCATGATATTTCCGATGGTGGTTTGGCAATTACACTGGCTGAGATGTCCATTTTTGGAGATAAAGGAGCTGAGGTTTCTATTGAATCTTTTTCAGGTTCTAAACATGAAATACTGTTTAGTGAAGCCCAGTCGGGAGTTGTGATCTCTTGTGATCCTGAAAATGTTGAGAAGGTATTAGCTCATTTTGAAGAAGCCAGTATTCCGGCTTTTAAAATCGGTACAGTTGGCGGATCTGAGCTGAAAATCAATGATATTCTTTCCGTTGAGATCTCGGCGATGAGCACTAAATATGAAGGAGCTATTCCCGAAGCGATGAAAGGGTAG
- a CDS encoding Rrf2 family transcriptional regulator: MRLISQGAQYAISAIIAISKHTEEGAVSASYLSKSLDCPTAYLSQILAKLKEPGILNSRRGINGGVYLAKPIEEISMLDVIAAIDGTEFFDRCFMGIDGCGKIEPCPFHEFWSEERKKIEQWLQDTTFKEIDGKMTQVWFDLRLQFSNGVPSLN; the protein is encoded by the coding sequence ATGAGACTCATTTCTCAGGGTGCTCAATATGCCATTTCAGCCATTATTGCGATCTCAAAACATACTGAAGAGGGTGCTGTTTCTGCCTCGTATCTATCCAAATCACTTGATTGCCCCACGGCTTATCTCTCTCAGATTTTAGCCAAATTGAAAGAACCTGGTATTTTAAATTCCAGAAGAGGAATTAATGGAGGTGTCTATTTGGCAAAACCGATTGAAGAGATCAGTATGTTGGATGTTATCGCCGCAATTGACGGCACCGAGTTTTTTGACAGGTGCTTTATGGGAATAGATGGATGCGGAAAAATTGAGCCCTGTCCTTTTCATGAATTCTGGTCTGAAGAACGAAAGAAAATTGAGCAATGGCTACAGGATACAACCTTCAAAGAAATTGACGGCAAAATGACTCAAGTTTGGTTCGATCTTCGTTTGCAATTTTCAAATGGAGTTCCGTCTTTAAACTGA